GTGTTTGGATGGCCGATTGGCTCGAACGAAGGTGACCTGTATTTGTTGTCTTTGCTCCTTATGCAAAAGAATGGCAAAAAATGGTGGCCAGACTCCTTTTCGAATGCTGCTAGGCATTGAGAATTTGACACATGATTAAAGATTGGCTAGGGCACACATGGTACATGAAAGAAGAATGCGAAAAAAACATGTCATCGATGCTTGGGCCATATTTTCGGAGGAAAAAGTCTTTTCTTCTAATTTATTTCTGCATGGTGTATTATGTCAATTTCTTTCTTATTTGCTGCAtcgaggcaaatcttttgcctcaaGTTCAATTTTTTAAGAGTAAAATGCATCTAGTCATCATATCTGTGTCGAAAGCTCactacggtcactatatacgccTTTCAGTGATTATATGGCCACTGAGTATAATCAATGAAAGGCATATATATTGACTATATTAATCGTATTCTTGAGTACGATGATCAAAGTGAACTTTCAACAAAGTACGATGACGGCCGACCGACAATGCATTTTACTCTTTCTTTTACAAAGCTGTCGAGGGTGCTTCAAGCTGCGTATACGTTCTGTCCGGCACTATGCCGGGACAGGAAACAGAGGAGTTTCGGTTGAGTACGGTGCAGCGTTTGCGATTTGAACGCAATCAGTTTCACTAATCTGTCCGAGTAAATTAAGCAAGGAAACAACCCACCGCAAACGGAACTTTTCTACCCTCACCTTTACTTAACCGTAACCACTCCACTACCGTAGGTAATTAAATTCAGATGCAGAAGCGGACGTGAGACGGCACGAAAGCCACTAAAAAAGCGTCCATGACGCTCCGTCAGGACACTATAAAATCCAAACATGCGCCATAGCAATGACAAGGCAAAACACAGAGCGCGTCTCCTCACTAGTCTCCAACGTTTCTGTACTAGGCTAGGCTACTTGCACAGCCACGCGCCGATTGATCCCAGCAATGGCGAGCCGTTCTCTCACCCCTTTCCAGCTCACTGCCACCCTCTTCGTGGCACTCCTTGCCACCTGCCATGCCGGCAGCATCGCTGTGTACTGGGGCCAGAACGACGGCGAGGCGTCGCTGGCCGAGACGTGCGCGTCCGGAAACTACGAGTTTGTCATCCTCGCTTTTCTCCCGAAATTCGGCAAGGGCCAAACTCCGCAGCTCGACCTTGCCAGCCACTGCGACCCTTCCTCCGGTGGATGCAGAGGCCAGAGCAAGGACATCAAAGCGTGCCAGAGCCGCGGCGTTAAAGTCCTGCTCTCCATCGGCGGCGGCGATGGTAGTTATGGCCTCTCTTCTCCCGGCGATGCACGGCAAGTTGCCTTGTACCTCTGGAACAACTACCTGGGCAGTGCATCCTCGTCCGGTCCCCTCGGCGACGTCGCGCTCGACGGCATTGACTTTGACATCGAGCAAGGCAGCGCCAAGTTCTGGAACGATCTCGCCACTGACCTGAAGAATTTGGGAAAGAACGGAGGCAAGACCGTATTGCTGAGCGCGGCACCGCAGTGCCCGTTCCCGGATGAATGGGACGGCGGTGCGATCAGCACGGGGCTGTTCGACTACGTGTGGGTGCAGTTCTACAACAACGAGGAATGCCAGTTCAGTGCGGGACAGGGGGCCTTCATGGACGCGTGGAAGAAGTGGGAGTCAGTGCCGGCCGGGAAGATCTTCCTGGGGCTGCCGGCCTCCAAGGACGCGGCGGGCACGGGGTTCGTCCCTGCCGGAGAGCTCACTTCGCGTGTGCTGCCGCTCATCAAGGGCTCTCCAAAGTACGGTGGTGTAATGCTATGGTCCAAGTTCTATGACGACCGCACGGGCTACAGCTCTGCCATCAAGAGCAACGTGTGATTCTCACGAATATGTTCTCCCGAGCAGTGTGTTACATGTGGGTATCTTTGTAAGTACGATGTTATTCTTTGGTCTTTTCATCTTTGTGCTAATGTATTTGTGTGCGCATATTCTTTGTCCATATCTCGAATTTGTTACCGGAGGTGTGATTCTTGTGTTGGAATTAGACGTTAGTGTTGTTAGCTCATCATTGTTTCTGTGACATGTCGTATGCAGTACGGAAGTGTCAGTATTTTCACCTTGTGAAATTAGGTAAAGAGTTTGATGTATCCAGTAGTAGGGACTCGTACGTGCTTATATATATGCAAGACGGGTACAAGAGATTACATTTGGTATATGTTTAACTTGGCTCCTAAGACATATATACAGAGAGAGAGCTGTATTTGAACACAACCAAAGCACCCTCCCCCTTGTGTCTCTCTCCCATGCAACACCAGGTGGAAACCCTAGTGTCGCCTCCACTAGACTCCTCCTTGCCCTCTTATCGTCGCTGCCACTGGCCTCCACTACGGGGCATTCTCTTTTGTTGGCGGCGGTGGTCGGCTCGCCGGCATGCATGGCTGGGCTTGTGAATCTGGTCTCGTGGTGGTATTGTAGCAGCTAATGTGATTTGGTTTTGCAGCTTATGTGGCGGGAGACACTGGGCATAGATCCGGTTGATCTCACAATAGGCTTCACGCTGACTTGGTGTCGTGTTTGTGCACAGGAGCGGGACTCCAAGCATGAGGAGGCGCAACGGCGCTCTTGATCTCGATGTCGGCGTGGACGGTGGCTCGAGGTGTCTCCTGTCATGCAAGCATGGTGGACCGTGGACGATAGCAACGACATGTTTGGCGGCATACAAGTGTCCAGAAGCTTGAGTAGTGTTGATTGGTCGGCTTGGCCGGCCGCACTGTCAGCGAGAGAGGGAGTTCAAGGTGAAACCCCAACTTCGACTCCAATGATAGTCGGTGACGATATTTTTGATGTCGTTCCCTTGGAGGTGTTGTTGTGAAGCTCCAACGACCCACCATCATGGCCTTGTGTTTTTCAGGGTGAAAAGTCAAGGTCTGGCCTTGGCTAGAATGAACTCTCGTTCAGGCAGCAGTCTTAGAAAGTGGCGTTCATGGACTGGGCATAGTGGCACATATGTATGATTTTTAGTCCTGTGCCAATTTTTTTTTCTCTAACGGAATTACAAGAAACTCTTGGCGAGAGGTTAGTTAGAAAATGagaggggggggaggggggtggatTTGATTTTGAAGCAGAGGGTGGAAGCAGAGCAAGATGACAGCATAATACATACACATTTAAGGTTTCGACGGAGCAAGTAACAACATAATCCCAACAAATTTAAGGTTTCGACGCGGTCATTACATGTTGGTAGCACACGCTACAGACCTTGACATTCCTGCATGTTTAAGTTTCATGATATTGGCCACAAGACACCCACATAGGTCCAGGTCTCCTAGTCGGGCCTAAAATGCTCTGAGCTGAAATTGTATGGCGATCTTCACAAGCTGGAGCTAGAAGCCTTGAAGGTGTCTGGCTCGTGCTTCTCCATCAGAACCGTGAGAGCGGCATCGAGCTCCTTCTCGAGCTCCACCTCCTTCTCCATATACTCTCTCTTGAGCTGCACCTTCCTCTTCTCGTGTGCCTTTAACAGTTCGTCCCTTTTGGACATAAACTCCTCCACGCCCTTAGCCTGGCAATCTATGAAACGCTGCACTTCCTCCTTCCTGCAGAGGGTAAGATGGATTAAAAACGATAGCGTTTCGCTATTTTGAGATGGGTACGAGAAGCCAGTAATACATGGCATATTGATCAGGAGAATTCTATCCACAAACACACATTTGAAGATTATATCCTAAAAAAAAGATTGATCTTGCCGTGTCAAAAATGGAATACGGGTGTTCCATCAAAAAAAAATTTACACCCCAAGAGGAATCATGGACTCGGTCATATTTTGTGACGCAGACTGACAAAATAGAATCATCCAGTCAAGTACCAGTTACGCACCTAAGCCTGCGATTTTCGGTAGTCCCCGAATCCACATCATACTGTCTAGCCTTTGCACGCTCCTCCTGCAGTCTCTCCTCATATTCACTTTCTTTCTCCTCCATGGCCTTGTAAAGGTTTTCTATCTGGTCATTGAAAAACTTCTCCTGGGACGTCATCTGCAAAGTGTAGGAAACACAAGGTGAAAAAAGGCGATGAAATCATAACAAGGAAAAGAGCAACACAAGACAAATTGGAAAAAATCTGTATTGCATAGAAAAAAATTGGAACCACCAGGAAGTTTCAATCTAATGTTGGGCATGCCTATCTTATTTCAAGTCATTGGCATGCATAGAGTTTGGAAATAAATGGTATGTTTAATGTTCATATGCAGGttcacaaaattatatatatgaGAAATATATTTGCTATATCCATATTTTCGTGTTTTGAGATTTGCATGTTTTCATAACTTTCATTGCGGCGCATCCACATTTGACACCTTAATAAAGTCAAATTCAGAACAAGGTCAATATTGCTTAGATGTAACTATCACTCAACCACTAATACTCAATGGCTGACATGCATATACATGTATTAGTTCGACCTAAATATGGATTGCTTTAACACGGACAGTTTAATGCTGCATAGTGCCGAGACATAAATAATGCAAACTTTAAATTAATTAATACTGTTGTATACACCCGTAGAGATAAGAAAATCTGCACTCAGTCATATACTGGTGTAACCGTTGAGAAACCATTACCTCTTCCTCATGCTCCAAGTGCTTCTCTTTAATCCGACGCATGAGCACCTTATTCTCTTCACTAGTCTCTCGACATTTCTGAGTGACGACACCAAGCGATTCTTCTACAGCTTTAGAgtgcttctctgtcttcactACCCTGTTCTTCATATGATTCAGTCGCTGATTGTCTAGACTCATTTGTTTCATACCTACCACTACCATTTCATTATAAGATCTCATATCGTATTTCAGGCAACTTTTTCCTGAAAATATAATAAAGCACTTATGTTAAAAGTATAGTACAATAGGCAATGTACTGCCTCCGTGAAGAAATATAAGAGCCATTAGATCACtaagtagtgatctaaatgctcttatattagtttactgAGGGAGTATCTGCTAAGAGCATCAGCTAGTATTGAAGGTCATGTTCAGTAGATGCATAACAGATTGTGTGGGTGATACATTTTTTTACAGTGCTTCAGTGTGTATTGAACTTGCAGGCCACGTCTTCATAATAAACAGAATAAAGCTGCCTTTGTTTCTTCTTACGGATGTAATTGGCTTCTTGTTACTAATAGCTTTTACTAATATAATGTGACCAGGCCCTTGCCATTAGAGAAGGTATCCATATATAGTATACACACAAAAATGATACAGATGAGCTATGAATTGCCACATAGATGCAGAATCTATGCATATTATATGAACAAACAACAAAGGATGCCATGATCAGACAAAAAACTGCAAATACATAGGTGAACAGAGAGGGTCAGGGATCTATCCCTCTTCTCCAAATTATCCCAAGCTACCCGTTGCATATTGGCTTCTACTACTAATATAATGAAGAAAACATGCCATCTGAACAATCACACGATCATAATGCAAATGCTACCAAGCCCCAAAAGTTAGTAATCGAATACATCGGAAAACTTAACAGATCGGGTGTATTCTGCTTCAAATACACGTTCTGAAGTTCGGATGAGGTCCAAGTATTGTCAATTGCGAAACATAAATAAAAATGTCAAGTTCCTTCATAAAGTTAAGATGTCAATGCAGGAAAGAACAGAGAAATATGCAGCTTGACAGGTGTATCATGTTGCATCTGCAGCAATTATCATTGGTGGCAGAGAATTTAAGGCTACAAAATTTCAGCATCAAACAGGTATTTACCATATAACTGAGCAATCGTATGGAAGCAAAagcattaaatgcatgaaaagaaGTTAAACAGTATACCTGGGTGGTGCTTATTGAAAATCTCCATATCTTCTTTGTTGGCTAAGAAACCATATAAGAGTCTTTTTCCACCAGGTAAGAACCGACGCTCAGACGGAGCTTGCCATGCTTCCCTGTCTGTTCTTTCACCGACGAAGTGCTTATGCAGACGTTCAGCCTCCATATAACCCACGGCAGAGCTTTCAAATATTAACACACTCATGCCACGGTGCCCACCTGGACCATAGGCATGTCGTGCTTTGATTGCATCGTATTCATGGAAATATTCTAGAAGCTCTTCATTGCCCATGCCTAACCACTAGAGAGCATCAAAGTATAGCAATGTCAGAATACAATAATCATCATCGCTGATCATTGAAAGATTATTAAAGAGATGTTCTATTAAAGTGCAACCAACATATTTTTCGGGACAACAATTCAAAAAGTGTGGAAAACATAATTGTAATCAAAGTTAAATACATGTAGAAAATGATGTCGAAAACATAATTATTAAAGAGATGTTCTATAGGAACCTGGTACAGGAATTGATCTCTTGACTTACATGTAGAAAATGGTGTAAACATTCGATGGAGTGGTAACTGAACAACAACCATATTCTTGTGCTCATTTGTGGATTAATTTTATACCGACGCGTGCCAAAACAAAGCTAAATACCAACTGAGACCATAACTACTAAAACAAGCACTGACACCATGGTTTTTGCAAAATTTAAGACAACGGACCCTTATCTGTATTTTGCCTATTTTGGTGCAAAAACATACTTATTTTAATTTAATAATTTTATAAGAAAATATATAATTGTATCACCCAATCTCATTGCTAAATTAGGATAGCACATATGAGGCTAATAAGTACCTTCCAGTTTCCATTTAGCTTACGGATGTGTCAATAACACAGTTTCTGTTTTTGCTCAGTAGCAGATAAAGTGAAAATGCCAAATATGGTACAAATGCCAACAAGTACATTAACAGCAACAAATATAAATAAATGAATATGTAAATTTGTATACTTGATAAATTAATGATGTGGTATGCGAAGAATCTTTTCTACGAGTCGGGCTAAGCAAAGCCAACGTAATAGTGTACCATAAGGCACATACATGAAAGTGCAACGGATTCACCAACTCTACCATATCAACACAGTAGAAAGACATATTTGTATTTGATGTGGAAGAGGTTCATGACCAGAAGGAAGAAAATACATCACCTTGTCATCATTATCTTGTTCCAGTAAAGTGTTCATGACAATAACCATTGGTGGCCATACAATCTCGCGATCAGTGCTTCCTCGCAATCCTTCCCATTTCCCAAATTGCTCACCAGGTGGTAGCAGCGTAGTTCCTAACTCCTGTTCTAGCAATGTGGCAAATTCTCTGTGGAGCTTAACCCTTCTAGAGCCCTTCGTTCTAGCATGTCTCACTAAAGATTGTAGCCCATTGAACCAATCAATTGCCCCAGGTCCATTTTGGCATGCCGGACAATGCCATGGCCTAGTCTGATCATGTATTTGCTCCTCATTTAAAGTATCAATGAGTTCAAAGAATTTCTTGAACCATTTATTCTTTTTTCGAGTCTCGAAACTTTTTTCACTTTCATCAGAATCAGTCTCCTCGCTCATATCATCATCAATGTCATCATCTGACAAATCCTCAACTTCAGAACTGTCCTCAGGGTCAAAACTAGATGAAGGAACATCGTCCTTATTACTTTCAGGGCCATATGGATGAGACCTGGATGACAACTGCGAACCATTTGCCAGAGCTGGCCACACAACTGGATTTTCTCTCAGATATGTTTGTGATGATGGCCCCCGATTGTCTCCGGCAGCAGGCCTACGATCAGAAGGTTGAGTTCCATAGTTCCTCAAAGGAAGTGAAGATCCTCCACTGCCATTGCAAGCTTGCCATGCTGTAGTATGTGAAGCATTTGAGGAGGAGACTGATGGTGGCCATTGTCCCCTCCCAGGTGCCTGGCCTGATTTCTTCTTCCAAACCTCCCCTGGATGTAGGACATGATTATGCAATCATGATTAGATAGAACAATCGATACATATTTTTCAGAACAACAATTCAAAAAGTGTGGAAAATTTAATTGTAAATCAAAGTTTTACTATAGGAACCTGGTACAGGAATTGATCTCTGGACTTACATGTAGAAAATGGTGTAAACATTCGATGGAGTGGTAACTGAATAGCAACCATATTCTTATGCTCATTTGTGGATTAATTTTATATCAACGCGTACCAAAACAAAGCTAAATATCAACTGAGACCATGACTACTAAAACAAGCACTTACACCATGGTTTTTGCGAAATTTAAGATGGCAGACTCTGTATTTTGCCTAGTTTGCTGCAAAAACATACTTATTTTAATTTAATAATTTTATAAGAAAATATATAACTGTATCACCCAATCTTTTTTTGAGGGAAGCAGCAGGACTCTGCATCACCCAATCTCATTGCTAATAAATACCTTCCGGTTTCCATTTATCTTCCAGATGTGTCAATAAcacagtttttgttttttctcaGTAGCATATAAAGTAAAAACGCCAAATAAGGTACAAATGCCAACAGGTACATTAATCGCAACAAATATAAATATTGCATAACTGATAAATTAATGATGTGGTATGAGAAGAATCTTTTCTTCGAGTTGAGCTTAGCAAAGCCAACGTAATAGTGTACAATATGGCACATAGAGTGGTGCTATCGATGTAATTTCTTAAATAAAAGATGATTTCTTGTAGTAACGAAGAGAGTCAGGTATCACCCTTATACTAACCCCAATACTGTGGTCTACGCCAGAAAAAGACTCTAACTTGTCTTGGTCAAACTTTTCAAGAAAATAAAACTTTGCTCACACACTAAACTTAGAAAGAGAAGGCCTACGCCGTTAATTTTCAGGAGACCAAATTAATATGCATAGCTTAATTTACAGAAAAGAGAAGATTATGCGGCGCTCTTTTTTGTTTGAGACCTGATAaccagtactccctccgtctaggtgtgtaagtcatcttaggttgtgcaccgtgaccaaagTGGAGGGAAAAACGAGATAAATTAATGTTATTTTGCTAATTAATAACAtagcatgcaatgaactaaccactgcatgtcgtgtttggtagtctcaagtcatttaAAGCATGAAtgacccacatctcttattggttgatatgtcacgaaataagaaacGAGACGAGAGTTAATgtaccgcgcctaagtgttttgggattatttggtttccgtaagatgacttacacacctagacggagggagtacaacacaAATTGCATGTGGTGGCACTTCTCTAGAGGGGCTTCACGGATGGTCTATTAATATTCAATGATTTTACTAGTAAATGCATCAAATATTTTAAGATTTCCATATCACTTGAGCGGCGAAAGAAAAGACAGGGAAGGTTTTTGCCCGGCATGGGGCAAAAACAGAATCAAAGTCCAGTGGTAGTTTTCCCAAACCAGGCAGTACCACTATACCACGATCAGTTGATTATTTACACATAATCTTTTTTGGGGGTAACCGCAGCACAAACTCAGAACCGACCAAAAGGCTTAAGAGACAACACATGCCCATAGAACTTCGCAAAAAAACCTCTCCAAGAAAAGGAAGGTAAAAAATATTCCTTAGGTAATCTAGCAACTACCATTGCAGCTGCTAACCGTCGCCGGACTAATAGGAAACCATTAGACGGTTCAGGCGACAACACGTGTCCACCGAACTTTGCAGAAAAACCTCCCCAGGAAAAGAAAAGTACAAAGGAGTCCTTACGTAATCCTGAAACTGCCATTGCCGCCGCTAACCGGCGCCGGGCTCGTAGGAAAGCAATAGCCCAGAAGGTCGTTGTGAGCGGATGACGAAGCCAGCCATCGGCAAGGGCTTTGTCGATGTGGTGCGTCGACCTGGGATCATCCCCACCCTCCATGAGTCTCATAGCCACCGTCAGCCATCGACATCATCATAGTCAATCACCAGATCCTCAAGCGCCAGATCTTCCATCAATCCTCAAGCGCCAGATCCGCCGCCATCAATCCTCAAGCCCCAGATCTGCGCCA
The Aegilops tauschii subsp. strangulata cultivar AL8/78 chromosome 3, Aet v6.0, whole genome shotgun sequence genome window above contains:
- the LOC109751122 gene encoding acidic endochitinase-like, with protein sequence MASRSLTPFQLTATLFVALLATCHAGSIAVYWGQNDGEASLAETCASGNYEFVILAFLPKFGKGQTPQLDLASHCDPSSGGCRGQSKDIKACQSRGVKVLLSIGGGDGSYGLSSPGDARQVALYLWNNYLGSASSSGPLGDVALDGIDFDIEQGSAKFWNDLATDLKNLGKNGGKTVLLSAAPQCPFPDEWDGGAISTGLFDYVWVQFYNNEECQFSAGQGAFMDAWKKWESVPAGKIFLGLPASKDAAGTGFVPAGELTSRVLPLIKGSPKYGGVMLWSKFYDDRTGYSSAIKSNV
- the LOC109751115 gene encoding protein SUPPRESSOR OF GENE SILENCING 3 homolog; translated protein: MSEETDSDESEKSFETRKKNKWFKKFFELIDTLNEEQIHDQTRPWHCPACQNGPGAIDWFNGLQSLVRHARTKGSRRVKLHREFATLLEQELGTTLLPPGEQFGKWEGLRGSTDREIVWPPMVIVMNTLLEQDNDDKWLGMGNEELLEYFHEYDAIKARHAYGPGGHRGMSVLIFESSAVGYMEAERLHKHFVGERTDREAWQAPSERRFLPGGKRLLYGFLANKEDMEIFNKHHPGKSCLKYDMRSYNEMVVVGMKQMSLDNQRLNHMKNRVVKTEKHSKAVEESLGVVTQKCRETSEENKVLMRRIKEKHLEHEEEMTSQEKFFNDQIENLYKAMEEKESEYEERLQEERAKARQYDVDSGTTENRRLRKEEVQRFIDCQAKGVEEFMSKRDELLKAHEKRKVQLKREYMEKEVELEKELDAALTVLMEKHEPDTFKASSSSL